One segment of Longimicrobium sp. DNA contains the following:
- a CDS encoding Uma2 family endonuclease: MKILKLPREATVEDLYELDQKGELVNGEIVLMTPTGFLPHRAALNVTFHLRALEAERAGYAIGDGAAFVVDLPSRKSFSPDAAWYTGEPTGGRFMQGAPEFAVEVRSEGDYGLRAERELMAKRADYFAAGTQVVWDVDVLRDEVIRVFRATEPDTPVIYHRGETAEAEPAVPGWRFLVNNLWL, translated from the coding sequence ATGAAGATCCTGAAGCTGCCTCGCGAAGCTACGGTTGAAGACCTTTACGAGCTCGATCAGAAGGGGGAGCTCGTCAACGGAGAGATCGTTCTGATGACGCCGACGGGATTTCTGCCGCACCGTGCGGCGCTGAACGTCACCTTCCACCTACGGGCGCTCGAGGCGGAGCGCGCCGGCTACGCCATCGGCGACGGTGCGGCGTTCGTGGTGGATCTTCCGAGCCGCAAGTCGTTCAGCCCGGATGCCGCATGGTACACCGGCGAGCCCACCGGCGGCCGATTCATGCAGGGTGCCCCCGAGTTCGCCGTGGAGGTGCGCAGCGAGGGCGACTACGGTCTGCGCGCCGAGCGCGAGCTTATGGCGAAGCGCGCCGACTACTTCGCTGCCGGAACGCAGGTGGTGTGGGACGTGGATGTGCTGCGCGATGAGGTGATTCGCGTGTTCAGGGCGACCGAGCCGGACACGCCCGTGATCTACCATCGCGGCGAGACGGCGGAGGCGGAGCCCGCGGTACCCGGCTGGCGCTTTCTCGTCAATAATCTGTGGCTCTGA
- a CDS encoding DUF1176 domain-containing protein, with translation MRALARVAALAALSACSANAPEQEEAAQGSPRAAQSSTPVAQVAALPGIEDRAGWRALLGWGEDCEERRSATAAAEMGAGLEVDTLGEGRYLVQVLCYPGAYQPGKLVFVQGPGRSSAPLRLPGDGEEISPEDSIPYVNGITEFDRATRELEVFSKSRGIGDCGKLVRFAFPRGVPTVKWQRGQGCGDADPPIMEPHEWPLIPPGSGAAPGAGGTAGL, from the coding sequence ATGCGAGCACTTGCACGGGTAGCAGCGCTAGCCGCACTCTCCGCCTGCTCGGCCAATGCGCCGGAGCAGGAGGAGGCTGCGCAGGGCTCCCCGCGAGCGGCACAAAGCTCCACCCCGGTAGCGCAGGTTGCGGCGCTTCCAGGCATAGAGGACCGGGCCGGGTGGCGTGCGCTCCTTGGCTGGGGAGAGGACTGCGAGGAGCGCCGCAGCGCGACGGCGGCCGCCGAGATGGGCGCCGGACTCGAGGTGGATACGCTCGGCGAGGGGCGCTACCTCGTACAGGTGCTGTGTTACCCGGGCGCATACCAGCCCGGGAAGCTCGTCTTCGTCCAGGGGCCGGGCCGCTCGTCCGCCCCGCTGCGCCTTCCGGGCGACGGCGAGGAAATCTCCCCCGAAGACTCCATCCCGTACGTGAACGGCATCACCGAGTTCGACCGCGCCACGAGAGAGCTGGAGGTCTTTTCGAAGTCGCGCGGAATCGGTGACTGCGGCAAGCTCGTCCGCTTCGCCTTCCCGCGCGGTGTTCCCACGGTGAAGTGGCAGCGCGGCCAGGGGTGCGGGGACGCGGACCCGCCCATCATGGAGCCGCATGAGTGGCCGCTCATCCCGCCCGGCTCGGGCGCAGCGCCGGGAGCTGGAGGTACGGCGGGTCTTTGA
- a CDS encoding LON peptidase substrate-binding domain-containing protein encodes MRRLPLFPLPVVLFPGGPMPLHIFEPRYRQMMAHCVEGDRTFGLVYHDPDRAGPYVVEPGHVGCTAKILNYQPLPDGRSLVLVRGGERFEVEDGIESPNLYWECVAVPYADEDAAEFGLMEHRRRSIELFYDVLDQVVRHPRPFPEIDAEEETAFQLAQAIRVDPAWQQRLLELRSERERLDHLDHLLRSVLEAGPDDED; translated from the coding sequence ATGCGCCGCCTTCCGCTCTTTCCGCTGCCGGTGGTGCTCTTTCCAGGCGGGCCGATGCCGCTGCACATCTTTGAGCCGCGGTACAGGCAGATGATGGCGCACTGCGTGGAGGGCGACCGCACGTTCGGGCTGGTGTACCACGATCCGGACCGCGCGGGGCCGTACGTCGTGGAGCCCGGCCACGTGGGATGCACGGCAAAGATCCTCAACTACCAGCCGCTCCCCGATGGGCGCTCGCTGGTGCTCGTTCGCGGCGGAGAGCGGTTCGAGGTGGAGGACGGCATCGAGTCGCCCAACCTGTACTGGGAGTGCGTCGCCGTGCCGTACGCGGACGAGGACGCGGCGGAGTTCGGGCTGATGGAGCACCGGCGCCGCTCCATCGAGCTCTTTTACGATGTGCTGGACCAGGTCGTCCGCCATCCGCGGCCCTTCCCGGAGATCGATGCGGAGGAGGAGACGGCGTTCCAGCTTGCGCAGGCGATCCGCGTGGATCCCGCGTGGCAGCAGCGCCTCTTGGAGCTCCGCTCCGAGCGCGAGCGGCTGGACCATCTCGATCACCTTCTTCGCTCCGTGCTCGAGGCCGGCCCAGATGACGAGGATTGA